One window from the genome of Halobellus ruber encodes:
- a CDS encoding 4a-hydroxytetrahydrobiopterin dehydratase, with protein sequence MAPSLADEACEACTSDDEPLTGTEYAEYLAEIDGDVWDVVNDHHLEGVYPFEDFRDALEFTYEIGELAEEEWHHPDIQLQWGEVRVEMWTHKIDGLHKTDFVMAARMDRIHDDYAPE encoded by the coding sequence ATGGCACCATCACTTGCCGACGAAGCGTGCGAGGCCTGTACGTCAGACGACGAACCGCTCACCGGAACGGAGTACGCCGAGTACCTGGCCGAAATCGACGGTGACGTCTGGGACGTCGTCAACGATCATCACCTCGAAGGGGTGTATCCGTTCGAGGACTTCCGCGATGCACTCGAATTCACCTACGAGATCGGGGAACTTGCCGAAGAGGAGTGGCACCACCCGGACATCCAGCTTCAGTGGGGCGAGGTTCGAGTCGAAATGTGGACGCACAAGATCGACGGACTGCACAAGACCGACTTCGTGATGGCGGCGCGTATGGATCGGATTCACGACGACTACGCTCCGGAGTAA
- a CDS encoding DNA polymerase sliding clamp: MFKAIVGASTLQDALDSVSVLVDECKIRLNEEDLSIRAVDPANVGMVDLTLDAAAFESYEADGGVIGVNLAKLEDFVGMASGDQLVELELDEETRKLNIRMDGLSSTLALIDPDSIRQEPDIPDLDLSAEIVLEGAQLDRGIKAADMVSDHVRLRVDADAEAFHIEAEGDTDDVDFHLDADDLIALTPGAADSLFSLDYLKDMNKAIPKDAEVTIELGEEFPVKIHYAVAEGQGNVTYMLAPRIQSD, encoded by the coding sequence ATGTTCAAGGCCATCGTGGGCGCGTCGACGCTGCAGGACGCGCTTGACTCGGTGAGCGTGCTGGTGGACGAGTGCAAGATCCGGCTCAACGAGGAGGACCTCTCGATCCGCGCCGTCGACCCCGCGAACGTCGGGATGGTTGATCTCACGCTCGACGCCGCCGCCTTCGAGTCCTACGAGGCCGACGGGGGCGTCATCGGCGTCAACCTCGCGAAGCTCGAGGACTTCGTCGGGATGGCCAGCGGCGACCAGCTCGTCGAGCTCGAACTCGACGAGGAGACCCGGAAGCTCAACATCCGGATGGACGGCCTCTCCTCGACGCTCGCGCTCATCGACCCCGACTCCATCCGCCAGGAACCCGACATCCCCGACCTCGACCTGTCGGCGGAGATCGTCCTCGAAGGCGCCCAGCTCGACCGCGGGATCAAGGCCGCGGACATGGTTTCGGACCACGTCCGGCTCCGGGTCGACGCCGACGCCGAGGCGTTCCACATCGAGGCCGAAGGCGACACCGACGACGTGGACTTCCACCTCGACGCCGACGACCTGATCGCGCTCACCCCCGGCGCGGCCGACTCGCTGTTCTCCTTGGATTACCTGAAGGATATGAACAAGGCGATCCCGAAGGACGCCGAGGTCACGATCGAACTCGGCGAGGAGTTCCCGGTGAAGATCCACTACGCGGTCGCCGAGGGACAGGGCAACGTGACGTATATGCTCGCCCCGCGGATCCAGAGCGACTGA
- a CDS encoding SHOCT domain-containing protein, with product MRPPPPDSSSTGRLARYTPDSRRWRYTFAGVSAVAAPILFYYTVRLISSTWSGTLPSLLVLVGSVLTLVAAALPPTLLLAADGGSVSADSGGEDDAIAELKRRYASGDVSEAEFERRLETLIETPFEDRRQPSEPGSRETGRAATGVESELN from the coding sequence ATGCGCCCTCCACCCCCCGACTCGTCGTCGACAGGGAGGCTCGCGCGGTACACGCCCGACAGCCGACGGTGGCGCTACACCTTCGCCGGCGTCAGCGCCGTCGCCGCCCCGATCCTGTTCTACTACACGGTGCGGCTCATCTCGAGCACGTGGAGCGGAACGCTCCCGAGCCTGCTGGTGCTCGTCGGCTCGGTGCTGACGCTCGTGGCTGCGGCGCTGCCGCCGACGCTGCTGCTCGCTGCCGACGGCGGCTCCGTGTCGGCGGACTCCGGCGGCGAGGACGACGCGATCGCCGAACTCAAACGCCGGTACGCGTCCGGGGACGTCTCCGAGGCGGAGTTCGAGCGCCGGCTGGAGACGCTGATCGAGACGCCCTTCGAGGACCGACGGCAGCCATCCGAGCCCGGCAGCCGAGAAACCGGCCGGGCGGCGACCGGGGTCGAATCCGAACTGAACTGA
- a CDS encoding DUF7474 family protein: MPQFDYPCPDCRATSSLHDADCEFEGRAWPEIERAYTDIVAELTAGATEERALYDAVDGEWGPLHRAALERLQRDERVTERNDVLRIRTPAEFREQVSEPTREPMRTIYRRGSVPGCHDNAVFAMIAWYEMVGLSWEETRENVIEWLHDSGAWARGGFEESTPGELVDAKRHVYESGYGWKEKAEAAKRVIERHHG; the protein is encoded by the coding sequence GTGCCGCAGTTCGACTACCCGTGTCCCGACTGTCGGGCCACGAGCAGCCTCCACGACGCCGACTGCGAGTTCGAGGGGCGGGCGTGGCCGGAGATCGAGCGGGCCTACACCGACATCGTCGCGGAGTTGACCGCCGGGGCGACCGAGGAGCGGGCGCTCTACGACGCGGTCGACGGCGAGTGGGGGCCGCTCCACCGCGCGGCCTTGGAGCGGCTGCAACGCGACGAGCGGGTCACCGAGCGCAACGACGTGCTCCGGATCCGCACCCCAGCGGAGTTCCGCGAGCAGGTGTCGGAGCCGACCCGCGAGCCGATGCGGACCATCTACCGGCGGGGGAGCGTCCCCGGGTGTCACGACAACGCCGTCTTCGCGATGATCGCGTGGTACGAGATGGTCGGCCTCTCCTGGGAGGAGACCCGCGAGAACGTGATCGAGTGGCTCCACGACAGCGGCGCGTGGGCCCGCGGCGGGTTCGAGGAGTCGACGCCGGGGGAGCTGGTCGACGCCAAGCGCCACGTCTACGAGTCCGGATACGGGTGGAAGGAGAAGGCCGAGGCCGCAAAGCGTGTGATCGAGCGCCACCACGGGTGA
- a CDS encoding NAD-dependent epimerase/dehydratase family protein, with product MEYFVTGATGLIGTHTVRQLVDEGHDVTALTRSRPNASHLPDEVRVVEGDITDKESMREPMDGADGVFHIAAWFYVGPGPREEETAERINVEGTRNVLELMDELDVPKGVYTSTVGVYPATGDRTVDESVDPDCPTFGVYFRTKWEAHFDVAKPMMADGLPLVIVQPGTVYGPHDKLTGSARSAFRDYLQGELPMVPRKMRISYDYAPDAARAHVSAMENGRPGEEYIVASEPRTMGELFGCAEEITGISAPPTAPDWLFSGLATVMRGVERITTPPEGLEAELLEFFAGRQYLVDNSKAKRELGIEHRPLKEGLREYLAWEIDQLGMETEVERPEAHRPDADGMKPQSSG from the coding sequence ATGGAGTACTTCGTAACCGGCGCGACCGGTCTCATCGGAACGCACACGGTGAGACAGCTGGTGGACGAAGGCCACGACGTCACCGCCCTGACGCGCTCGCGGCCGAACGCGAGCCACCTGCCGGACGAGGTGCGGGTGGTCGAGGGGGACATCACGGACAAGGAGAGCATGCGCGAACCGATGGACGGGGCCGACGGCGTGTTCCACATAGCGGCCTGGTTCTACGTCGGTCCCGGCCCGCGCGAGGAGGAGACAGCCGAGCGTATCAACGTCGAGGGGACGCGCAACGTGCTGGAGCTGATGGACGAACTCGACGTCCCGAAGGGGGTGTACACCAGCACCGTCGGCGTCTACCCGGCAACCGGTGACCGGACGGTGGACGAGTCCGTCGACCCCGACTGTCCGACGTTCGGCGTCTACTTCCGGACCAAGTGGGAGGCGCATTTCGACGTCGCAAAGCCGATGATGGCGGACGGCCTCCCGCTGGTGATCGTGCAACCGGGGACGGTCTACGGGCCGCACGACAAACTAACCGGGTCAGCACGGAGTGCGTTCCGGGACTACCTGCAGGGGGAGTTGCCGATGGTTCCGCGGAAGATGCGGATATCGTACGACTACGCGCCGGACGCGGCACGAGCGCACGTTTCAGCGATGGAGAACGGTCGCCCGGGCGAGGAGTACATCGTCGCGAGCGAGCCGAGAACGATGGGCGAACTGTTCGGGTGCGCCGAGGAGATCACGGGCATCTCCGCGCCGCCGACCGCTCCCGACTGGCTGTTCAGCGGGTTAGCGACGGTGATGCGGGGCGTCGAGCGGATCACGACGCCGCCCGAGGGGCTCGAAGCGGAACTGCTGGAGTTCTTCGCGGGGCGGCAGTACCTCGTGGATAACTCGAAGGCGAAACGCGAACTCGGGATCGAACACCGCCCGCTGAAGGAGGGACTCCGGGAGTACCTCGCGTGGGAGATCGACCAACTCGGGATGGAGACGGAGGTGGAGCGGCCGGAAGCGCACCGACCGGATGCCGACGGGATGAAACCGCAGTCGAGCGGGTAA
- a CDS encoding DNA primase large subunit PriL produces MDPLHARYPFFEAAREAVREADLSPAVLVRADAPAVERGRERVERALMEGTVASEAPRRWDVDTEVVSYPIARILVSLIDTPAAVEKYAVAEAATARERFDADFAAADDPGRERASLDDVLREFDLSDAVRPEREAPSGSGRRSGGRRRPTHYRVGLGAYLELAEAGWGQRWRLVNREVAGGEVRVTADDLSRLLEAAVERRVASGLPFEVRGSEGGDAIAAALSGAVSDLRALLNDHDAAGRTSVETVVPALFPPCMRTLVQRARDDGDLPTTAEFSLTSFLVALGMDGDEVATLLDADGEDADRIATRVEYLAERDGTQYPPPSCTTMKAYGDCVDPDERCETISHPLSYYTDAVRDAGDVRDWREAAGEG; encoded by the coding sequence ATGGACCCGCTTCACGCCCGCTACCCGTTCTTCGAGGCGGCCCGCGAGGCCGTCCGGGAGGCGGACCTCTCGCCGGCCGTCTTGGTCCGGGCGGACGCCCCCGCGGTCGAACGGGGTCGCGAGCGGGTCGAACGCGCGCTGATGGAGGGAACGGTCGCGAGCGAGGCGCCCCGCCGGTGGGACGTTGACACCGAGGTGGTGTCGTACCCCATCGCCCGGATCCTGGTGTCGCTGATCGACACGCCCGCCGCCGTCGAGAAGTACGCCGTCGCGGAGGCGGCGACCGCCCGCGAGCGGTTCGACGCCGACTTCGCGGCCGCCGACGACCCCGGCCGCGAGCGGGCGTCGCTCGACGACGTTCTCCGGGAGTTCGACCTGTCCGACGCGGTCCGCCCCGAACGCGAGGCCCCGTCGGGGTCGGGCCGCCGATCCGGCGGCCGCCGCCGGCCGACCCACTACCGCGTCGGCCTCGGGGCGTATCTGGAGCTCGCGGAGGCCGGATGGGGCCAGCGGTGGCGGCTGGTCAACCGCGAGGTGGCTGGCGGCGAAGTCCGGGTGACCGCCGACGACCTCTCGCGGCTGCTCGAGGCCGCCGTCGAGCGCCGCGTCGCCTCGGGACTGCCCTTCGAGGTCCGCGGTAGCGAGGGCGGCGACGCCATCGCGGCGGCGCTTTCGGGGGCGGTGTCGGACCTCCGGGCGCTTCTGAACGACCACGACGCCGCGGGCCGGACGTCGGTGGAGACGGTCGTCCCCGCGCTGTTCCCGCCGTGTATGCGCACCCTCGTCCAGCGGGCCCGCGACGACGGCGACCTCCCGACGACCGCGGAGTTCTCGCTCACCTCGTTTCTGGTCGCCTTGGGAATGGACGGCGACGAGGTGGCCACCCTGCTCGACGCCGACGGCGAGGACGCCGACCGGATCGCAACCCGCGTCGAGTACCTCGCGGAGCGCGACGGCACCCAGTACCCCCCGCCGTCGTGTACGACAATGAAAGCCTACGGCGATTGCGTCGACCCCGACGAGCGGTGTGAGACCATCTCACACCCGCTGTCGTACTACACCGACGCGGTGCGGGACGCCGGCGACGTCCGCGACTGGCGCGAAGCGGCGGGTGAAGGGTAA
- a CDS encoding DUF7472 family protein, whose protein sequence is MDIDAEMRRKIAVSIVSVGAFFALFIGIGATYGPDLGETGGLVLVGAIVLFIVVMAAVGVFLDE, encoded by the coding sequence ATGGATATCGACGCGGAGATGCGCCGCAAGATCGCCGTCTCCATCGTCTCCGTCGGTGCGTTCTTCGCGCTCTTCATCGGCATCGGCGCCACCTACGGGCCCGACCTCGGCGAGACCGGCGGGCTCGTCCTCGTCGGGGCGATCGTGCTGTTTATCGTCGTAATGGCTGCGGTCGGTGTGTTTTTAGACGAGTGA
- a CDS encoding SWIM zinc finger family protein: MTVWPLRDGRYLVAREGRTYVVDAERATCTCPDSTIRGARCKHVRRVAIEIDAGTVPAPDERERPCAVCGGPAFVAADADGPALCARHDHAPGDLVADRETGNLLVVASATGRRADDVRTDENRLVADYDTNAAYGRHEPVFAARYVDALPGRRAAAPGRTYLFPASRLRPVEVDSAATDRSTDPGRERCTSAARAG; this comes from the coding sequence ATGACGGTGTGGCCGCTGCGGGACGGCCGCTACCTCGTCGCCCGGGAGGGTCGTACCTACGTCGTCGACGCCGAGCGGGCGACGTGTACCTGCCCCGATAGCACCATCCGCGGCGCCCGTTGCAAACACGTCCGCCGGGTGGCGATCGAGATCGACGCGGGGACCGTCCCCGCCCCCGACGAGCGCGAGCGGCCCTGTGCGGTCTGTGGCGGGCCGGCGTTCGTCGCCGCCGACGCCGACGGGCCGGCGCTGTGTGCCCGCCACGACCACGCGCCCGGCGACCTCGTAGCCGACCGGGAGACGGGGAACCTGCTGGTGGTCGCGTCGGCCACCGGGCGCCGCGCCGACGACGTCCGCACCGACGAGAACCGGCTCGTCGCCGACTACGACACCAACGCGGCGTACGGCCGCCACGAACCGGTGTTCGCCGCGCGGTACGTCGACGCGCTCCCGGGCCGCCGCGCTGCCGCCCCCGGCCGCACGTACCTGTTTCCGGCGTCGCGGCTCCGCCCGGTCGAGGTCGACTCGGCGGCGACCGACCGGTCGACGGACCCCGGTCGGGAACGGTGTACGTCGGCGGCACGGGCGGGATAA
- the hjc gene encoding Holliday junction resolvase Hjc yields MSSNRKGDRRERELVNRLDEAGFAVMRAPASGSATDRELPDVLAGDGGTFYAIEAKSSSGRPIYLSGEEIEALIYFARNFGAKARVGVRFDREDWFFFHPGDLHTTDGGNYRVKKETALAEGEDFESFVGGPAQARLTEVDGTGVDGDADE; encoded by the coding sequence ATGTCCTCGAACCGGAAGGGCGACCGTCGGGAGCGGGAGCTCGTCAACCGGCTCGACGAGGCGGGCTTCGCGGTGATGCGTGCCCCCGCGTCGGGGTCGGCGACCGACCGCGAACTCCCGGACGTGCTCGCGGGCGACGGTGGGACGTTCTACGCCATCGAGGCGAAATCCAGCTCCGGCCGCCCGATCTACCTCTCCGGGGAGGAGATCGAGGCGCTGATCTACTTCGCGCGGAACTTCGGCGCGAAGGCCCGGGTCGGCGTCCGCTTCGACCGCGAGGACTGGTTCTTCTTCCATCCGGGGGACCTCCACACCACCGACGGCGGCAACTACCGGGTGAAAAAGGAGACCGCCCTCGCGGAGGGCGAGGACTTCGAGTCGTTCGTCGGTGGGCCCGCCCAGGCGCGGCTGACCGAGGTCGACGGGACGGGCGTCGACGGCGACGCGGACGAATAA
- a CDS encoding ATP-binding protein: MTRVTGRTRAVASGLAVATVGFLLTRSATAASTTAASATFLLGDFPFLIVGLSLSAFGVGIAVSEWGRDHGTTVARWCLFGTAATGAAVAVSLAGAGVPMMLAGGTTLGLALDLVLTGAVGGTITGVQASRRRASGQELAERNNRLTLLNRILRHEVLNGLNVVRGYAEFVGRPDETGSDDGPAADGGATATADAARAIERSADRINDAADELTRLSRPSGTEPVDIAAVLEACVADARARYPDAEIRLVDDTGGPEVVATRRVEHLVEHLLANAVEHNDAATPRVEVTVDCDWDEVSVTVADDGGGLPDRQRQILLDGTLPEYDDPGSGFGLTIVRLLARESNADLDVTAGVDGDGVGIELTFRRHRAPDGIRAGSLDTGVPTGPIKIGAAAAAVAAVVMGIPLTTLQGSIPVIGVLYGSPSPVVGWTVHLFHSLVFGLGFVALLSGSRLIRYRSRSLATAGLGVGYGVAVWVVAAGIVMPVWLRALGVPTPVPNLTAAGLAGHALWGATLGGLFALGRRRVS; the protein is encoded by the coding sequence GTGACACGAGTTACCGGGCGGACACGGGCCGTCGCCAGCGGCCTCGCGGTCGCCACCGTCGGGTTCCTGCTGACCCGCTCGGCGACGGCCGCCTCGACCACGGCGGCGTCGGCGACGTTCCTCCTCGGCGACTTCCCGTTCCTGATCGTCGGGCTCTCCCTGTCGGCGTTCGGCGTCGGGATCGCGGTGAGCGAGTGGGGACGGGACCACGGCACCACGGTCGCACGGTGGTGTCTGTTCGGCACGGCCGCCACGGGCGCCGCGGTGGCCGTCTCGCTCGCGGGCGCCGGCGTCCCGATGATGCTCGCCGGTGGAACGACCCTCGGACTCGCGCTGGATCTCGTCCTCACCGGAGCGGTCGGCGGCACCATCACCGGGGTGCAGGCCTCCCGTCGCCGCGCAAGCGGTCAGGAACTCGCGGAGCGGAACAACCGGCTCACGCTCCTGAACCGGATCCTCCGACACGAGGTGCTCAACGGCCTCAACGTCGTCCGCGGCTACGCCGAGTTCGTCGGCCGGCCGGACGAAACGGGGTCCGACGACGGCCCGGCGGCCGACGGCGGGGCCACGGCCACCGCCGACGCCGCCCGGGCGATCGAACGCAGCGCCGACCGGATCAACGACGCGGCCGACGAACTGACCCGGCTGTCGCGGCCGAGTGGCACGGAACCCGTCGACATCGCTGCGGTCCTCGAAGCGTGCGTGGCCGACGCGAGAGCGCGGTATCCGGACGCGGAGATCCGGCTCGTCGACGACACCGGCGGCCCCGAGGTGGTCGCAACCCGCCGGGTCGAACACCTCGTCGAACACCTTCTCGCGAACGCCGTCGAACACAACGACGCGGCGACGCCGCGGGTCGAGGTCACTGTCGACTGCGACTGGGACGAGGTTTCGGTGACCGTCGCCGACGACGGCGGGGGGCTGCCCGACCGGCAGCGCCAAATCCTCCTTGACGGCACGCTTCCGGAGTACGACGACCCCGGTTCCGGCTTCGGGCTGACCATCGTCCGCCTGCTGGCGCGGGAATCGAACGCCGACCTCGACGTCACGGCCGGCGTCGACGGCGACGGCGTCGGGATCGAACTCACGTTCCGGCGCCACCGGGCGCCCGACGGGATCCGGGCGGGATCGCTCGACACCGGCGTCCCGACCGGTCCGATCAAGATCGGAGCGGCCGCGGCGGCGGTCGCGGCGGTCGTGATGGGGATCCCGCTGACGACGCTCCAGGGGTCGATCCCGGTCATCGGCGTGCTCTACGGGTCGCCGTCGCCGGTCGTCGGGTGGACGGTCCACCTGTTCCACAGCCTGGTGTTCGGGCTGGGGTTCGTGGCGCTGCTCTCGGGGTCGCGGTTGATCCGGTACCGGTCGCGGTCGCTCGCGACGGCAGGGTTGGGTGTGGGGTACGGCGTCGCCGTCTGGGTCGTCGCCGCGGGGATCGTGATGCCGGTGTGGCTGCGTGCCCTCGGGGTCCCCACGCCGGTGCCGAACCTCACCGCGGCCGGACTTGCCGGCCACGCCCTGTGGGGGGCGACGCTCGGTGGGCTGTTCGCGCTCGGCCGGCGCCGGGTGAGCTGA
- a CDS encoding sulfatase, with translation MHTNSPVSNVVLVTVDSLRADAIGVYDGDRHTPVMDDLAAEGTVFEQAFATGNWTPFSFPSILASRPVFADTGEIGVGDVPTLAGTLSDDGVSTAGFNAANGFLTSHWGYDEGFDEFEPFVASVGSSIYSRYLATHPTVEAWLQLAASPIRRIRSRLAGNADDRPFLDTSRMFDVENAATDFLADAEEPFFLWLHYMDTHTPYVPAPRYIREVSDGFLGTHRMLHAHTRTGLGWEVDDRTLRELRTLYQAATRQVDDSIGRVLESLAANGHDDETAVILAGDHGEEFQDHGHLAHYPKLYDELIRVPLIVDVPGVDGGRVDGQVSLDAIPPTVTDLLDVDAPEAWQGSSLVPAAVDGTAPAGDPVVSVTVRGEEVTTQPIPRSLDDGDLLVSVRDREWTYIRNTETGTQELYHRPTDPGQTTDRSVEPDAAADGVVDRYRPIVDAHAELLQAGASAADPSPEVDDDLGARLEALGYR, from the coding sequence ATGCACACGAACTCACCGGTCTCGAACGTCGTCCTCGTGACGGTCGACTCGCTCAGGGCCGACGCGATCGGCGTGTACGACGGGGACCGACACACCCCGGTGATGGACGACCTCGCGGCCGAGGGCACCGTCTTCGAGCAGGCCTTCGCCACCGGCAACTGGACCCCCTTCTCGTTTCCGTCGATCCTCGCCTCGCGGCCGGTGTTCGCCGACACCGGGGAGATCGGCGTTGGGGACGTTCCCACGCTCGCCGGGACGCTCTCCGACGACGGCGTCTCGACGGCCGGCTTCAACGCCGCAAACGGATTTCTGACCTCGCATTGGGGCTACGACGAGGGGTTCGACGAGTTCGAGCCGTTCGTCGCCAGCGTGGGATCCAGCATCTACAGCCGATACCTCGCCACCCACCCGACCGTCGAGGCGTGGCTCCAACTCGCCGCGTCGCCGATCCGCCGGATCCGCTCGCGGCTCGCGGGCAACGCCGACGACCGGCCCTTCCTGGATACCTCCCGAATGTTCGACGTCGAGAACGCCGCCACCGACTTCCTCGCCGACGCCGAGGAGCCGTTTTTCCTGTGGCTCCACTATATGGACACCCACACGCCGTACGTTCCGGCCCCGCGGTACATCCGGGAGGTTTCGGACGGGTTTCTCGGCACCCACCGGATGCTCCACGCCCACACCCGGACCGGGCTGGGGTGGGAGGTCGACGACCGCACCCTCCGGGAGCTCCGGACGCTCTACCAGGCCGCGACCCGCCAGGTCGACGACAGCATCGGTCGGGTGCTCGAGTCCCTCGCTGCGAACGGCCACGACGACGAGACCGCGGTCATCCTCGCGGGCGACCACGGCGAGGAGTTCCAGGATCACGGCCACCTCGCCCACTACCCGAAGCTCTACGACGAGCTGATCCGGGTTCCGCTGATCGTCGACGTCCCGGGCGTCGACGGCGGCCGGGTAGACGGCCAGGTCAGCCTGGACGCGATCCCCCCGACGGTGACCGATCTCCTGGACGTCGACGCCCCCGAGGCGTGGCAGGGGTCGTCGCTCGTCCCCGCTGCGGTCGACGGCACGGCGCCCGCCGGCGACCCGGTCGTCTCGGTGACGGTCCGCGGCGAGGAGGTCACGACACAGCCGATCCCCCGCTCGCTCGACGACGGCGACCTGCTCGTGAGCGTCCGCGACCGCGAGTGGACCTACATCCGGAACACCGAGACGGGGACCCAGGAGCTGTACCACCGCCCCACCGACCCGGGGCAGACGACGGACCGGTCGGTCGAGCCCGACGCGGCGGCCGACGGCGTCGTCGACCGGTACCGCCCGATCGTCGACGCCCACGCGGAGCTGCTTCAGGCGGGCGCTTCGGCGGCGGACCCCTCTCCCGAGGTCGACGACGACCTCGGCGCTCGCCTCGAGGCGCTCGGCTACCGGTAG
- a CDS encoding GtrA family protein, translating to MLRRFLRNLHSGPLALQLRRFVIVGAFTAGIQQVLLWVFINILGLFYLLAALFAIEITIILSYVLNNAWTFQVTRNTGTVEYLVGLLKTNVVRGTAIPIQLGILYALVESGAFDPLAAGAEAVELSAFGVIKPLVASVGPIEPLLANAVAIVVSGIYRYVLDAKWTWGQ from the coding sequence ATGCTGCGGCGCTTCCTGCGTAACCTCCACTCCGGGCCGCTGGCGCTCCAGCTTCGCCGGTTCGTCATCGTCGGCGCGTTCACCGCGGGGATCCAGCAGGTGCTGCTGTGGGTCTTCATCAACATCCTGGGGCTGTTTTACCTCCTCGCGGCGCTTTTCGCGATCGAGATCACGATCATCCTGTCGTACGTCCTCAACAACGCCTGGACGTTTCAGGTGACGCGGAACACCGGCACCGTCGAGTACCTCGTGGGGCTCCTCAAGACGAACGTGGTCCGCGGGACCGCGATCCCGATCCAACTCGGGATCCTCTACGCCCTCGTGGAGTCCGGGGCGTTCGACCCGCTGGCGGCGGGCGCCGAGGCGGTCGAGCTGTCGGCGTTCGGGGTGATCAAGCCGTTGGTGGCGAGCGTCGGCCCGATCGAGCCGTTGCTGGCGAACGCCGTTGCGATCGTAGTGAGCGGGATCTACCGGTACGTGCTCGACGCGAAGTGGACGTGGGGACAGTAA
- a CDS encoding adenosylhomocysteinase: MQSYPPIGEQLDDAAAAREEGRRKMDWALQHMPILRELREQFAETEPLAGQTIGMAMHVEAKTANLVELLALGGAEVAITGCNPLSTHDDVSAALDAHESITSYAKRGVGEDDYYAAIEAVVSHEPTITVDDGMDMVYAIHEDHPDLIDTIVGGAEETTTGVHRLRAMDDDGELNYPVFAVNDTPMKRLFDNVHGTGESALATIAMTTNLSYAGKNVVVAGYGNCGKGVAKKAAGQNANVIVTEVEPRRALEAHMEGYDVLPMAEAAEVGDVFVTTTGNRDVITREDFEAMQDGVLLANAGHFDVEIDLDALSELAVDEYEARDGVRAYEMADGRRLNVLAEGRLVNLASPIALGHPAEVMDQSFGIQAVCVRELVKRGEEYEAGVHDVPDDLDREVAEIKLDAEGVEIDALTDEQAEYLDSWSHGT, translated from the coding sequence ATGCAGTCGTACCCGCCGATCGGGGAGCAGCTCGACGACGCCGCGGCCGCCCGGGAGGAGGGCCGCCGCAAGATGGACTGGGCGCTGCAGCACATGCCGATCCTCCGGGAGCTCCGCGAACAGTTCGCCGAGACGGAACCACTCGCCGGCCAGACGATCGGGATGGCGATGCACGTCGAGGCCAAGACCGCGAACCTGGTCGAACTGCTCGCGCTCGGCGGCGCGGAGGTCGCGATCACCGGCTGTAACCCGCTTTCGACCCACGACGACGTGAGCGCCGCCTTAGACGCCCACGAGTCGATCACCTCCTACGCGAAGCGCGGGGTCGGCGAGGACGACTACTACGCCGCGATCGAGGCGGTCGTGAGCCACGAGCCGACGATCACCGTCGACGACGGGATGGACATGGTGTACGCGATCCACGAGGACCACCCCGACCTGATCGACACCATCGTCGGCGGCGCCGAGGAGACGACCACCGGGGTCCACCGCCTGCGGGCGATGGACGACGACGGCGAGCTGAACTATCCCGTCTTTGCGGTCAACGACACCCCGATGAAGCGGCTGTTCGACAACGTCCACGGCACCGGCGAGTCCGCCCTGGCCACGATCGCGATGACGACGAACCTCTCGTATGCCGGCAAGAACGTCGTCGTCGCGGGCTACGGCAACTGCGGGAAGGGCGTCGCGAAGAAGGCCGCCGGTCAGAACGCGAACGTGATCGTCACCGAGGTCGAACCCCGCCGCGCCCTGGAGGCGCACATGGAGGGCTACGACGTGCTGCCGATGGCGGAGGCCGCCGAGGTCGGCGACGTGTTCGTCACGACGACGGGCAACCGCGACGTCATCACCCGCGAGGACTTCGAGGCGATGCAGGACGGGGTCCTACTCGCGAACGCGGGGCACTTCGACGTCGAGATCGACCTCGACGCGCTCTCGGAGCTCGCAGTCGACGAGTACGAGGCCCGCGACGGCGTCCGCGCCTACGAGATGGCGGACGGCCGCCGGCTGAACGTCCTCGCGGAAGGTCGGCTCGTCAACCTCGCGTCGCCGATCGCGCTGGGTCACCCCGCGGAGGTGATGGACCAGTCGTTCGGGATCCAGGCGGTCTGCGTCCGCGAACTCGTCAAGCGCGGCGAGGAGTACGAGGCCGGCGTCCACGACGTCCCCGACGACCTCGACCGCGAGGTCGCCGAGATCAAACTCGACGCCGAGGGCGTCGAGATCGACGCCCTGACCGACGAACAGGCGGAGTACCTGGACAGTTGGAGCCACGGAACGTAA